The following are encoded together in the Anaerostipes caccae L1-92 genome:
- a CDS encoding sirohydrochlorin cobaltochelatase, whose translation MKKKAILAVSFGTSYEDTRKKTIEAIEHTLEHHFPDHKMYRAWTSRMILKKIKIRDGIHIDSVPEAMAHMKADGITDVIIQPTHVINGVENDRMKTDALSFRDSFHSIVFGAPLLSSESDNEAVVNAVASEFSWITDKDALVLMGHGTTHYANTVYAALDYRFKDMGFKNIFLGTVEAFPSMQSLMRMVKEYQPKKVILAPFMIVAGDHARHDMAGDDPDSWYSQFVSAGYQVECVMKGLGEYDGVRELFAEHAKSCT comes from the coding sequence ATGAAGAAAAAAGCGATTTTAGCTGTCAGTTTCGGGACAAGCTATGAAGATACACGAAAAAAAACGATCGAAGCGATCGAACATACACTGGAACATCATTTCCCGGATCACAAGATGTACCGGGCCTGGACCAGCCGTATGATCCTTAAAAAAATAAAGATAAGAGACGGCATCCATATTGATTCTGTGCCGGAAGCCATGGCGCACATGAAAGCCGACGGCATTACGGATGTGATCATCCAGCCCACCCATGTCATCAATGGTGTGGAAAATGACCGGATGAAAACAGACGCGCTTTCCTTCCGGGACTCTTTTCATTCTATTGTCTTCGGGGCACCTCTTCTCTCATCGGAATCCGACAATGAAGCGGTTGTAAATGCGGTGGCATCGGAATTTTCGTGGATCACTGACAAAGATGCCCTGGTTTTGATGGGACACGGAACTACTCACTATGCCAATACTGTCTATGCTGCACTTGACTACCGGTTCAAGGATATGGGGTTTAAAAATATATTTCTGGGTACAGTAGAAGCCTTCCCGAGCATGCAGTCCCTGATGCGTATGGTAAAAGAATACCAGCCGAAGAAAGTCATTCTTGCACCTTTTATGATCGTAGCCGGAGATCATGCAAGACATGATATGGCGGGAGACGACCCGGATTCCTGGTACTCTCAGTTTGTGTCGGCAGGATATCAAGTAGAATGTGTCATGAAAGGACTCGGAGAATATGACGGGGTCAGGGAGCTGTTTGCCGAACACGCGAAATCGTGTACCTAG
- a CDS encoding energy-coupling factor ABC transporter ATP-binding protein, with product MKMESIIKADNLYFTYDGENTPALNGLSLDIQKGKKIAVMGANGSGKSTFFLCLNGILKPQKGTLFFCGTPYSYDRKSLLELRHRIGIVFQDPDNQLFSASVLQEISFGILNLGADSETALKETEKIMDALDITELKDRPTHILSGGQKKQVAIADILVMHPDIVILDEPAAALDPKHTALVNGTIDQMTEAGLTVLISTHDPDYAFSWADQIILFHQGRVLKSGSPIEVFSDQAALTLTNLSRPAVLSMYGSLCRKKIINTGIPIPKNLKELEQIIEGI from the coding sequence ATGAAGATGGAATCTATTATAAAAGCCGATAATCTGTATTTTACTTATGACGGAGAGAATACTCCGGCGTTAAACGGGCTTTCCCTGGATATTCAAAAAGGCAAAAAAATCGCAGTCATGGGAGCCAACGGTTCCGGAAAATCTACTTTCTTTCTCTGTCTGAATGGGATTTTAAAGCCTCAAAAGGGAACTCTGTTTTTTTGTGGAACACCATATTCCTATGATAGGAAAAGTCTGTTAGAGCTGAGGCACAGGATTGGAATTGTATTTCAGGATCCCGATAACCAGCTGTTTTCGGCCAGTGTCCTGCAGGAAATCTCCTTCGGCATCTTGAATCTTGGAGCTGACAGCGAAACGGCTCTCAAAGAGACGGAAAAGATCATGGATGCTCTGGATATCACAGAGTTGAAAGACCGCCCTACCCATATCCTGAGCGGAGGGCAGAAAAAACAGGTTGCCATTGCTGACATCCTTGTCATGCATCCTGATATTGTAATCCTGGATGAGCCGGCTGCGGCTCTGGACCCTAAACATACGGCCCTGGTAAACGGAACCATAGATCAAATGACAGAAGCCGGATTGACTGTTCTGATCTCAACCCATGATCCGGACTATGCTTTCTCATGGGCGGACCAGATTATATTATTCCATCAGGGCAGAGTTCTGAAATCAGGATCTCCTATAGAAGTATTTTCTGATCAGGCAGCCCTTACCCTCACCAATCTGTCTCGGCCCGCCGTACTTTCTATGTATGGAAGTCTTTGCCGGAAAAAAATAATAAATACTGGAATTCCGATTCCCAAGAACCTTAAGGAGCTTGAACAAATAATTGAAGGAATCTGA
- the cbiQ gene encoding cobalt ECF transporter T component CbiQ, with the protein MLIDQYCHRSGLRKVNVMEKFCFSMTTLLLCILSRSFSVSTLVILSLGWLTVKKGGIPVRRYIKLMRLPAVFLLLSTLAILFNISKTPLDAYAVPAGSYYITGSWESLIFGFRLILSALSAVSCLYFLSLSTPVTDLIGILKKLGCPALLIELFMLIYRFIFVLLSEATAIRISQEARLSNRNFKTSVHAFGGMASALFMKAMKRSGRLFDAMESRCYNGNMRVLLEDYPPKRKEIIYIIMFELLLLSLIIGRKIYG; encoded by the coding sequence ATGCTGATTGACCAATACTGTCACCGGTCCGGGCTCAGAAAAGTAAATGTCATGGAAAAGTTCTGCTTTTCCATGACAACGCTTCTGCTCTGTATCCTCAGCAGATCTTTTTCTGTTTCGACTCTGGTCATTCTAAGCCTTGGCTGGCTGACGGTAAAAAAAGGCGGCATCCCTGTCCGCCGGTATATAAAGCTGATGCGTCTTCCTGCGGTCTTCCTGCTCTTGAGCACGCTGGCGATCCTCTTTAATATTTCCAAAACTCCTCTGGATGCCTATGCAGTGCCGGCAGGTTCCTACTATATAACAGGAAGCTGGGAGTCGCTGATCTTCGGTTTCAGGCTGATACTCTCAGCTCTTTCTGCAGTATCCTGCTTATATTTTTTGTCTCTTTCCACCCCGGTGACTGACTTGATCGGCATTTTAAAGAAGCTGGGCTGCCCGGCTCTGCTCATAGAACTGTTTATGCTCATTTACCGGTTTATTTTTGTCTTATTGTCGGAGGCCACAGCCATCAGGATCTCCCAGGAGGCAAGGCTTTCCAACCGGAATTTCAAGACATCAGTCCATGCATTCGGAGGTATGGCTTCCGCCTTGTTCATGAAAGCAATGAAGCGTTCCGGCAGATTATTTGATGCCATGGAATCCAGATGCTATAACGGGAACATGCGGGTCCTTTTAGAGGACTATCCTCCAAAAAGGAAAGAAATTATTTACATCATAATGTTTGAACTTCTTCTGCTGTCTCTCATAATAGGAAGGAAAATTTACGGATGA
- a CDS encoding energy-coupling factor ABC transporter substrate-binding protein, which yields MKSDKKKVIILLFVAAFIAVAPLFALKGAEFGGSDDAGSVMISKIEGKEYQPWFTPVLETFIDGELPGEVESLLFCVQTGIGVGIIAYNLGRLRERKRLLAAAEAANDAD from the coding sequence ATGAAAAGTGATAAGAAAAAAGTAATCATCCTGCTTTTCGTGGCCGCCTTTATTGCTGTGGCCCCTCTGTTTGCCTTAAAAGGCGCCGAGTTCGGAGGCTCTGATGATGCGGGCAGTGTCATGATATCAAAGATTGAGGGAAAGGAATATCAGCCGTGGTTCACTCCTGTGCTGGAAACCTTTATTGACGGAGAACTTCCGGGTGAAGTGGAAAGCCTCTTGTTCTGTGTACAGACCGGGATTGGTGTCGGGATCATTGCCTATAACCTGGGACGTTTAAGGGAACGGAAGCGCCTCCTTGCTGCGGCAGAGGCGGCAAACGATGCTGATTGA
- a CDS encoding energy-coupling factor ABC transporter permease, protein MKNYQKIIVTAALAAAVIFGFGRTASAMHIMEGYLPPLFCIAWGVLSLPFLAAGFFSIKKTVSKDRRLMTILAMSGAFIFVISSLKIPSVTGSCSHMTGTGLGAILFGPLAVSILGIIVLIFQAVLLAHGGLTTLGANTFSMAVAGPFLSFAVYKICQKCGLNRRISVFLAAMLGDIFTYCITSVQLALAYPSEQGGFLASAAKFLGVFAPTQLPLAIVEGILTVVIIIALESYARPELKILSFIKEGHAYEK, encoded by the coding sequence ATGAAAAACTATCAAAAAATCATTGTAACCGCTGCATTGGCGGCGGCTGTCATCTTTGGCTTCGGCCGCACAGCCAGCGCCATGCACATCATGGAGGGATATCTTCCTCCTCTGTTCTGTATCGCCTGGGGAGTTCTGAGCCTTCCGTTTTTAGCCGCAGGATTTTTTTCCATCAAAAAGACGGTCAGCAAAGACCGGCGGCTGATGACGATACTTGCTATGTCAGGAGCATTCATCTTCGTTATCTCTTCTTTAAAAATCCCCTCTGTCACAGGAAGCTGTTCCCACATGACCGGTACCGGACTTGGCGCCATTCTGTTCGGACCTCTGGCTGTAAGCATACTGGGCATCATCGTTCTGATCTTCCAGGCAGTCCTTTTAGCCCACGGCGGATTGACGACTCTTGGAGCCAACACTTTTTCTATGGCAGTCGCAGGGCCGTTTTTATCCTTCGCAGTGTATAAGATCTGCCAAAAATGCGGGCTGAACCGCCGAATCAGTGTATTTTTGGCCGCAATGCTTGGAGACATTTTTACATACTGTATTACCAGTGTTCAGCTGGCACTTGCATATCCTTCAGAACAGGGCGGCTTTTTGGCTTCTGCAGCAAAATTTCTCGGAGTCTTTGCTCCGACCCAGCTCCCTCTTGCCATCGTAGAAGGAATTCTGACCGTTGTGATCATTATCGCTCTTGAATCCTATGCCCGCCCGGAACTCAAGATTCTCAGCTTCATCAAGGAGGGACATGCATATGAAAAGTGA